Proteins found in one Streptomyces sp. CB09001 genomic segment:
- a CDS encoding ABC transporter ATP-binding protein, producing the protein MLLEVRDLHVEFRTRDGVAKAVNGVSYGVDAGETLAVLGESGSGKSVTAQTIMGILDIPPGRVTAGEVLFEGRDLLKLKEDERRKIRGAEMAMIFQDALSSLNPVLTVGAQLAEMFTVHRGMSRKDAHAKAVELMDRVRIPAAKERVRQYPHQFSGGMRQRIMIAMAMALEPKLIIADEPTTALDVTVQAQVMDLLAELQRELHMGLILITHDLGVVADVADKIAVMYAGRIVETAPVHDIYKAPAHPYTRGLLESIPRLDQKGQELYAIKGLPPNLTRIPSGCAFHPRCPMAQDVCRTDVPPLYDVTESDAERGSACHFWRECLHG; encoded by the coding sequence ATGCTGCTCGAAGTGCGCGACCTGCACGTGGAGTTCCGCACCCGCGACGGGGTCGCCAAGGCCGTCAACGGCGTCAGCTACGGCGTGGACGCGGGCGAGACCCTCGCGGTGCTCGGCGAGTCCGGCTCCGGAAAGTCCGTCACCGCCCAGACGATCATGGGCATCCTCGACATCCCGCCGGGCCGGGTCACCGCGGGGGAGGTCCTCTTCGAGGGCCGGGACCTGCTGAAACTGAAGGAGGACGAACGCCGCAAGATCCGCGGCGCCGAGATGGCGATGATCTTCCAGGACGCGCTGTCGTCGTTGAACCCCGTCCTGACCGTCGGCGCCCAGCTCGCCGAGATGTTCACCGTGCACCGCGGCATGTCCCGCAAGGACGCCCACGCCAAGGCCGTCGAGCTGATGGACCGGGTCCGCATCCCGGCCGCCAAGGAGCGGGTGCGGCAGTACCCGCACCAGTTCTCCGGCGGCATGCGCCAGCGCATCATGATCGCGATGGCGATGGCCCTGGAGCCCAAGCTGATCATCGCCGACGAGCCGACCACCGCCCTCGACGTCACCGTCCAGGCCCAGGTCATGGACCTGCTCGCGGAACTCCAGCGCGAACTGCACATGGGCCTGATCCTCATCACCCACGACCTCGGCGTGGTCGCCGACGTCGCCGACAAGATCGCCGTCATGTACGCGGGCCGGATCGTGGAGACGGCCCCGGTCCACGACATCTACAAGGCCCCGGCCCACCCGTACACCCGGGGCCTGCTGGAGTCGATCCCGCGCCTGGACCAGAAGGGCCAGGAGCTCTACGCCATCAAGGGCCTGCCGCCCAACCTCACCCGCATCCCGTCCGGCTGCGCCTTCCACCCCCGCTGCCCGATGGCCCAGGACGTCTGCCGCACCGACGTACCGCCCCTGTACGACGTCACGGAGTCCGACGCCGAGCGGGGCAGCGCCTGCCACTTCTGGAGGGAGTGCCTGCATGGCTGA
- a CDS encoding prolyl oligopeptidase family serine peptidase — MTTEPDSFPKRHARTQRFTLGAPRSFTVAPDGSRVAFLRSGTGTDRANSLWILDVEKGGERIAADPRALLGGAEERLSPEERARRERSREGGAGIVGYATDSTVELASFALSGRLFAAELRAGTARELPTPGPVIDPRPSPDGLHIAYVAHGALRVVGAEGDGDRALAEADGEGVTYGLAEFVAAEEMSRSRGFWWSPESDRLLVARVDDTPVQRWWISDPARPERDPQHVPYPAAGTPNADVRLFVVGLDGGRTEVRWDRARYPYLARVHWSASGAPLLLVQARDQRSQLFLAVDTESGTTRMVHADEDPIWLELFPGMPSWSPSGQLVRIADEGGARVLAVGERLLTGAQLHLRAVLDVGPDDVLVSASAGEEAAGAEIGEVHVYRVNELGVERLSQEPGVHSAVRAGGVTVLVSATLDRPGARVRVLRDGKPAATIASYAEDPGLSPRVTLTQGGARRVPCAVLMPTDYHGDTPLPVLLDPYGGPHGQRVVAAHNAHLTSQWFADQGFAVVVADGRGTPGRSPAWEKAVKDDVAAVVLQDQVDALHALAADFPLDLDRVAVRGWSFGGYLAALAALRRPDVFHAAVVGAPVTDLRLYDTHYQERYLGDPGAQPDVYRRNSVIDDAGLVDAAEPHRPMMVIHGLADDNVVVAHSLRLSSALLAAGRPHEVLPLSGVTHMTPQESVAENLLRLQVDFLKRSLPAPA, encoded by the coding sequence ATGACGACCGAGCCCGATTCCTTCCCCAAACGGCACGCCCGCACCCAGCGGTTCACGCTCGGCGCGCCGCGTTCGTTCACCGTGGCACCCGATGGTTCACGGGTCGCCTTCCTGCGCTCCGGCACCGGTACGGACCGGGCCAATTCGCTGTGGATCCTGGACGTCGAGAAGGGCGGGGAGCGCATCGCAGCCGACCCCCGCGCCCTTCTGGGCGGCGCCGAGGAGCGTCTGTCGCCCGAGGAACGGGCCCGGCGCGAGCGCAGCCGCGAGGGCGGCGCCGGGATCGTCGGCTACGCGACCGACTCGACGGTCGAGCTGGCCTCCTTCGCCCTTTCGGGGCGGCTCTTCGCGGCCGAGCTGCGGGCCGGCACCGCGCGCGAACTCCCCACCCCCGGACCGGTGATCGACCCTCGCCCCTCCCCCGACGGCCTGCACATCGCCTACGTCGCCCACGGCGCCCTGCGGGTGGTGGGCGCCGAGGGGGACGGGGACCGGGCGCTGGCCGAGGCGGACGGCGAAGGCGTCACGTACGGGCTCGCCGAGTTCGTGGCGGCCGAGGAGATGTCGCGCAGCCGGGGCTTCTGGTGGAGCCCGGAGTCGGACCGGCTGCTGGTGGCCCGCGTGGACGACACGCCGGTCCAGCGCTGGTGGATCTCCGACCCGGCCCGTCCCGAGCGTGATCCACAACACGTGCCGTACCCGGCGGCGGGCACCCCCAACGCGGACGTACGGCTGTTCGTGGTCGGTCTCGACGGGGGGCGCACGGAGGTCCGCTGGGACCGGGCGCGGTATCCGTATCTGGCGCGAGTGCACTGGTCAGCCTCGGGTGCGCCGCTGCTTCTCGTACAGGCGCGCGACCAGCGCAGCCAGCTGTTCCTGGCGGTGGACACCGAGTCGGGGACGACCCGGATGGTGCACGCCGACGAAGATCCAATTTGGCTGGAACTCTTCCCCGGGATGCCCAGCTGGAGCCCTTCGGGCCAGCTCGTGCGGATCGCCGACGAGGGCGGTGCGCGGGTGCTCGCGGTGGGTGAACGACTGCTCACCGGCGCCCAGTTGCACCTGCGGGCGGTGCTGGACGTCGGGCCCGACGACGTGCTGGTCTCCGCCTCGGCGGGCGAGGAGGCGGCCGGGGCGGAGATCGGCGAGGTGCACGTCTACCGGGTGAACGAACTGGGCGTCGAACGCCTGTCGCAGGAGCCCGGTGTGCACTCGGCGGTTCGCGCGGGGGGCGTGACGGTGCTCGTCTCCGCGACCCTCGACCGGCCGGGAGCCCGCGTCCGGGTACTGCGGGACGGGAAGCCCGCGGCGACCATCGCCTCGTACGCGGAAGACCCCGGTTTGTCCCCGCGCGTGACCCTCACCCAAGGGGGCGCACGACGTGTCCCGTGCGCCGTGCTTATGCCAACGGACTACCACGGTGACACCCCCCTCCCCGTCCTCCTGGACCCCTACGGTGGTCCGCACGGTCAGCGCGTCGTGGCCGCGCACAACGCCCACCTCACCTCGCAGTGGTTCGCGGACCAGGGGTTCGCGGTGGTCGTCGCCGACGGGCGGGGCACTCCGGGGCGCTCCCCCGCCTGGGAGAAGGCCGTCAAGGACGACGTGGCCGCCGTGGTGCTCCAGGACCAGGTGGACGCGCTGCACGCCCTCGCGGCCGACTTCCCGCTGGACCTGGACCGCGTCGCCGTCCGGGGGTGGTCCTTCGGCGGCTATCTCGCCGCCCTCGCGGCGCTGCGCCGGCCGGACGTCTTCCACGCCGCGGTCGTCGGTGCCCCGGTCACCGACCTCAGGCTCTACGACACCCACTACCAGGAGCGGTACCTCGGCGACCCCGGTGCGCAGCCGGACGTCTACCGCCGCAACTCGGTGATCGACGACGCCGGTCTGGTCGACGCCGCCGAGCCGCACCGGCCCATGATGGTCATCCACGGTCTCGCGGACGACAACGTGGTGGTCGCCCACTCGCTGCGGCTGTCCTCGGCCCTGCTGGCGGCCGGCCGGCCGCACGAGGTGCTGCCCCTGTCCGGCGTCACGCACATGACCCCGCAGGAGTCGGTCGCCGAGAACCTGCTGCGGCTCCAGGTGGACTTCCTCAAGCGGTCGCTGCCCGCCCCGGCGTGA
- a CDS encoding dipeptide ABC transporter ATP-binding protein, with the protein MAETTEPILEVRGLVKHYPLTSGILFRKQVGAVKAVDGVDFELARGETLGIVGESGCGKSTVAKMLVNLERPTAGEIRYKGEDITRLSGRALKAVRRNIQMVFQDPYTSLNPRMTVGDIIGEAYDIHPEVAPKGDRRRRVQDLLDVVGLNPEYINRYPHQFSGGQRQRIGIARGLALRPEIIVADEPVSALDVSVQAQVINLMARLQDEFDLSYIFIAHDLSIVRHISDRVGVMYLGRIVETGRDEEIYDHPTHPYTQALLSAVPVPDPEAREHRERIILSGDVPSPTNIPSGCRFRTRCWKARERCALEVPALAVPAEFRSVSGPAAHDSACHFAEEKQVVPPEGEGEGSGPG; encoded by the coding sequence ATGGCTGAGACCACGGAGCCGATCCTCGAAGTCCGCGGCCTGGTCAAGCACTACCCGCTGACCTCCGGCATCCTCTTCAGGAAGCAGGTCGGCGCGGTCAAGGCCGTCGACGGCGTGGACTTCGAGCTGGCCCGCGGAGAGACGCTCGGCATCGTCGGCGAGTCCGGCTGCGGCAAGTCCACGGTCGCCAAGATGCTGGTCAACCTGGAGCGGCCGACGGCGGGGGAGATCCGCTACAAGGGCGAGGACATCACCCGCCTGTCGGGCCGGGCCCTGAAGGCCGTACGCCGGAACATCCAGATGGTCTTCCAGGACCCCTACACCTCCCTCAACCCCCGCATGACCGTCGGCGACATCATCGGCGAGGCCTACGACATCCACCCCGAGGTGGCCCCGAAGGGCGACCGGCGGCGACGGGTCCAGGACCTGCTGGACGTGGTCGGCCTGAACCCGGAGTACATCAACCGCTACCCCCACCAGTTCTCCGGCGGCCAGCGCCAGCGCATCGGCATCGCGCGGGGCCTGGCGCTGCGCCCGGAGATCATCGTCGCCGACGAACCGGTCTCGGCCCTCGACGTGTCGGTCCAGGCCCAGGTGATCAACCTGATGGCCCGGCTCCAGGACGAGTTCGACCTCTCGTACATCTTCATCGCCCACGACCTGTCGATCGTCCGGCACATCTCGGACCGGGTCGGCGTGATGTACCTGGGCCGCATCGTCGAGACCGGCCGGGACGAGGAGATCTACGACCATCCCACGCACCCCTACACCCAGGCGCTGCTGTCCGCCGTACCGGTGCCCGACCCGGAGGCCCGGGAACACCGGGAGCGGATCATCCTGTCCGGCGACGTCCCGTCCCCGACCAACATCCCCTCGGGGTGCCGCTTCCGCACCCGCTGCTGGAAGGCGCGGGAGCGCTGCGCGCTGGAGGTACCGGCCCTCGCCGTCCCCGCCGAGTTCCGCTCGGTCTCCGGCCCCGCGGCCCACGACTCGGCGTGCCACTTCGCGGAGGAGAAGCAGGTGGTGCCGCCCGAGGGCGAGGGCGAGGGCAGCGGGCCGGGGTGA
- a CDS encoding ABC transporter permease, whose amino-acid sequence MPEQEPYEPERAIAGTGMGGTMDLGASEAVTLEQPPGPDGADPREKPRSLWSDAWHDLRRNPVFIISALVILFLIVISIWPSLIASGSPLKCDLAKAQEGSQPGHPFGFNGQGCDVYTRTVYGARTSVAVGILATLGVALLGSVLGGLAGFFGGGGDAVLSRITDIFFAIPVVLGGLVLLSVITSNTIWPVIGFIVLLGWPQISRIARGSVITAKQNDYVQAARALGASNSRLLLRHIAPNAIAPVIVVATIALGTYISLEATLSFLGVGLKPPSVSWGIDISSAAPYVRNAPHALLWPSGALAITVLAFIMLGDAVRDALDPKLR is encoded by the coding sequence ATGCCTGAACAGGAGCCCTACGAGCCCGAACGCGCCATCGCCGGCACCGGCATGGGCGGCACGATGGACCTCGGCGCGAGCGAGGCGGTCACGCTGGAGCAGCCGCCGGGCCCGGACGGGGCCGACCCGCGGGAAAAGCCGCGCAGCCTGTGGTCCGACGCCTGGCACGACCTGCGCCGCAACCCCGTCTTCATCATCTCGGCGCTGGTGATCCTCTTCCTGATCGTCATCTCCATCTGGCCGTCGCTGATCGCCTCCGGCAGCCCCCTCAAGTGCGACCTGGCCAAGGCCCAGGAGGGCTCCCAGCCAGGCCACCCCTTCGGTTTCAACGGCCAGGGCTGCGACGTCTACACCCGCACCGTCTACGGCGCCCGCACCTCGGTGGCGGTCGGCATCCTCGCCACCCTCGGTGTCGCCCTCCTCGGCAGCGTCCTCGGCGGTCTCGCCGGGTTCTTCGGCGGCGGCGGGGACGCGGTCCTGTCCCGGATCACCGACATCTTCTTCGCGATCCCGGTCGTCCTGGGCGGCCTCGTCCTGCTCTCCGTCATCACCAGCAACACCATCTGGCCGGTCATCGGCTTCATCGTGCTGCTCGGCTGGCCGCAGATCTCCCGCATCGCCCGCGGCTCCGTCATCACCGCCAAGCAGAACGACTACGTGCAGGCGGCGCGGGCGCTGGGCGCGTCCAACTCCCGCCTCCTGCTCCGCCACATCGCGCCCAACGCGATCGCGCCCGTCATCGTCGTGGCGACCATCGCGCTCGGCACCTACATCTCCCTGGAGGCGACCCTGTCCTTCCTCGGCGTCGGTCTCAAGCCGCCCAGCGTCTCCTGGGGCATCGACATCTCCTCCGCCGCCCCGTACGTGCGCAACGCCCCGCACGCGCTGCTCTGGCCCTCCGGAGCCCTCGCCATCACCGTCCTCGCGTTCATCATGCTCGGCGACGCGGTGCGCGACGCCCTCGACCCGAAGCTGAGGTGA
- a CDS encoding DUF3592 domain-containing protein, with protein MTNTVMGILVCGLVGVLLLWAGLHDAARVRRLRRHGILASGMVVDNVRVRGAQGSPSWAPIIAFADQRGYRVEFTPSMRGSGMGLATGREVTVIYLPQDPQAARVFMRRHMTGPVYFVLAVALVFLGIGAVIAVTA; from the coding sequence ATGACGAACACCGTGATGGGGATCCTGGTGTGCGGCCTGGTCGGGGTGCTGCTCCTGTGGGCCGGGCTGCACGACGCCGCACGGGTACGCCGACTGCGCAGGCACGGGATTCTCGCCTCCGGCATGGTGGTCGACAACGTACGGGTGCGCGGTGCTCAGGGCAGTCCCTCGTGGGCGCCGATCATCGCCTTCGCCGACCAGCGCGGCTACCGCGTGGAGTTCACGCCGAGCATGCGCGGATCCGGAATGGGGCTCGCGACCGGCCGCGAGGTCACCGTGATCTATCTGCCCCAAGACCCGCAGGCGGCCCGCGTGTTCATGCGCCGTCACATGACCGGCCCGGTGTACTTCGTGCTGGCCGTGGCCCTGGTCTTCCTGGGCATCGGCGCGGTGATCGCCGTGACGGCCTGA
- a CDS encoding ABC transporter permease has protein sequence MGRYVVRRLLQMIPVFIGATLLIFLMVNVMGDPIAGLCGDRECDPATAAQLRHEFGLDQPVWRQYVTYMGNVFTGDFGTAFNGQPVTELMGTAFPVTIRLTIVAILFEIIVGIILGVVTGLRRGRPVDTGVLLLTLVVISVPTFVTGLLLQLLLGVKWGWIDPAVSSEAAFGELIVPGLVLASVSLAYVTRLTRTSIAENRRSDYVRTAIAKGLPRHRVITRHLLRNSLIPVVTFIGTDIGALMGGAIVTERIFNIHGVGYQLYQGILRQNTQTVVGFVTVLVLVFLVANLVVDLLYAVLDPRIRYA, from the coding sequence ATGGGACGCTATGTCGTCCGGCGGCTGCTCCAGATGATCCCGGTCTTCATCGGGGCCACGCTGCTGATCTTCCTGATGGTCAACGTGATGGGCGACCCCATCGCGGGCCTGTGCGGGGACCGGGAGTGCGACCCCGCGACGGCCGCGCAGCTGCGGCACGAGTTCGGCCTCGACCAGCCCGTGTGGCGGCAGTACGTCACCTACATGGGCAACGTCTTCACCGGCGACTTCGGCACCGCCTTCAACGGCCAGCCGGTCACCGAACTGATGGGGACGGCGTTCCCGGTCACCATCCGGCTCACCATCGTGGCGATCCTCTTCGAGATCATCGTGGGGATCATCCTCGGCGTCGTCACCGGGCTGCGCCGCGGCCGCCCCGTCGACACCGGGGTGCTGCTGCTGACCCTCGTCGTCATCTCCGTGCCCACCTTCGTCACCGGCCTGCTGCTCCAGCTGCTGCTCGGCGTGAAGTGGGGCTGGATCGACCCGGCGGTCTCCTCCGAGGCGGCCTTCGGCGAGCTGATCGTCCCCGGGCTGGTCCTCGCCTCGGTCTCGCTGGCCTACGTCACCCGGCTGACCCGCACCTCCATCGCGGAGAACCGGCGCTCCGACTACGTCCGCACCGCCATCGCCAAGGGTCTGCCGCGCCACCGGGTCATCACCCGGCACCTGCTGCGCAACTCCCTCATCCCCGTCGTCACCTTCATCGGCACCGACATCGGCGCGCTGATGGGCGGCGCCATCGTCACCGAGCGGATCTTCAACATCCACGGCGTCGGCTACCAGCTGTACCAGGGCATCCTGCGCCAGAACACCCAGACCGTGGTCGGCTTCGTCACCGTCCTGGTCCTCGTCTTCCTCGTCGCCAACCTCGTCGTCGACCTCCTGTACGCCGTACTCGACCCGAGGATCCGCTATGCCTGA
- a CDS encoding DEAD/DEAH box helicase family protein, with protein MDDDGVDRRLRELAKASPNFGRLYGHQPLLAIYGSQAELTVFTNPNAAYVSAGQFGEVLAEEFVTRTGTRVEGTNQVDRINALTRAGVLVGWSRDAFHRLRRGRNEAAHHHLFDTTMALEALKLCWQLGDLFDRAMDGPRAVTAFVPPSLPAETPHTDPREIAELREALDGHRRTLAESRVKLAEAGDRLEAERRARAEAERIIAHAEQAKAAAAAQVDALRAQVTELRAAHQQRYDRERLSPRPVAATARDAIVERAQRPAPLNEVQAREKIDAMLTRAGWLIQDKADANPLAGIGVAIREFTLATGRADYVLYVAGKIVGVIEAKREGTPLEGALAQNERYAAGVIKEHAMAVWRRHEPFAFRYATTGTESYFLNRIDPDARSREVFSFHRPETLAAWIRYADEHPDAPTFRAALRTAMPLLETHGLRMAQVEAITGLESSLAADQPRALIQMATGAGKTFTAVTETYRLLRHAGARRILFLVDRNNLGRQARAEFDKYRTPDENRKLTDLYNVDMLGRGGLQETSSVVISTIQRMYALLKGDPLDDGAQSQDLEDDAASPLDDSYVTDEPITVEYNPDVPVESFDVIVVDECHRSIYGLWRGVLDYFDAHLVGLTATPTRQTKGFFDHNEVSRYTFEQAVADGVNVDFDIARIVTDLRDGNVVAKIEAGTTVRIRDRQTRAQRYEELDEDFTYTAPQIGRTVITEDEVRAVLTVYRDNWKRWFPGRADLPKTLIFAGPYDDHADEVLKQVKQIFGRGDEFAKKITYRSRDNGDDPEKLINDLRNSPRLRVAVTVDMIATGTDVKPLECVIFLRPVKSPVMFEQMKGRGARSIDADELKAVTPEAAPDLRKDRFVLVDAVGVTDSPLVDARPLIPAGAQRGIPLAKLLDKAGTRSLTVDEAETLARRLARIDRQLGKDERDLLAEASGGASLADLSRRITDAVDVDTQDRARHEGGPELAQQLVHDAIAPLTTRPALRKLILEIRHQQDLTYDETTEVTVTEVREIPMAERATKELAEWNSLLEREQRDENAAIRIALGSGARVAPREARAALRELTGRIRATNRSWTTEVLWDLYEQVGRAATSPGKEAGLGDLVRLIRFELGADDELKPYRTVVEQRFEGWLLRQRQAGVEFTEDQLWWLERIKNAIAVDVGVEPGDFAVAPFSERGGGRGFMRAFGDKNRALELLDELNQELA; from the coding sequence GTGGATGACGACGGCGTGGACAGACGGCTTCGGGAGCTGGCCAAGGCGTCCCCGAACTTCGGGCGGCTCTACGGGCATCAACCGCTGCTCGCCATCTACGGATCCCAGGCCGAACTCACGGTCTTCACCAACCCCAACGCCGCCTACGTCAGCGCGGGCCAGTTCGGTGAGGTGCTCGCCGAGGAGTTCGTCACGCGGACGGGCACACGCGTCGAGGGAACGAACCAGGTCGACCGCATCAACGCCCTCACCCGCGCCGGTGTCCTCGTCGGCTGGAGCCGCGACGCCTTCCACCGGCTGCGCCGGGGCCGCAACGAGGCGGCGCATCATCACCTCTTCGACACCACCATGGCCCTGGAGGCCCTGAAGCTGTGCTGGCAGCTCGGCGACCTGTTCGACCGGGCCATGGACGGCCCCCGTGCCGTTACCGCCTTCGTGCCACCCAGCCTCCCCGCCGAGACCCCGCACACCGATCCGAGGGAGATCGCCGAACTGCGCGAGGCGCTGGACGGCCACCGGCGCACCCTCGCCGAGTCCCGCGTGAAGCTGGCGGAGGCAGGAGACCGCCTGGAGGCGGAGCGCCGCGCCCGCGCCGAGGCCGAGCGGATCATCGCCCATGCCGAGCAGGCCAAGGCGGCTGCCGCCGCGCAGGTCGACGCGTTGCGGGCGCAGGTCACCGAGTTGAGGGCAGCGCACCAGCAGCGCTACGACCGGGAACGCCTGAGCCCCCGCCCGGTCGCCGCCACGGCCCGCGACGCCATCGTGGAGCGCGCCCAGCGTCCCGCCCCGCTCAACGAGGTGCAGGCACGCGAGAAGATCGACGCGATGCTCACCCGGGCGGGCTGGCTGATCCAGGACAAGGCGGACGCCAACCCGCTGGCGGGTATCGGCGTCGCGATCCGCGAGTTCACCCTCGCCACCGGCCGCGCCGACTACGTCCTCTACGTCGCTGGGAAGATCGTCGGCGTCATCGAGGCCAAACGCGAGGGCACACCGCTGGAGGGGGCCCTCGCTCAGAATGAGCGGTACGCAGCGGGTGTGATCAAGGAACACGCTATGGCGGTCTGGCGTCGCCACGAGCCGTTCGCCTTCCGCTACGCCACCACCGGCACCGAGTCCTACTTCCTTAACCGGATCGACCCGGACGCCCGTTCCCGCGAGGTCTTCTCCTTCCATCGCCCCGAGACCCTCGCCGCCTGGATCCGGTACGCCGACGAACACCCCGACGCGCCCACCTTCCGAGCGGCCCTGCGCACCGCCATGCCCCTACTGGAGACCCACGGCCTGCGCATGGCCCAGGTCGAGGCGATCACGGGCCTGGAGTCCTCCCTGGCCGCGGACCAGCCACGCGCCCTCATCCAGATGGCGACGGGCGCCGGAAAGACGTTCACGGCCGTCACCGAGACCTACCGCCTGCTCCGCCACGCGGGCGCCCGCCGCATCCTTTTCCTCGTCGACCGCAACAACCTCGGCCGCCAGGCCCGCGCGGAGTTCGACAAGTACCGCACCCCCGACGAGAACCGGAAGCTCACCGATCTCTACAACGTCGACATGCTGGGCCGGGGCGGCCTCCAGGAAACCTCCTCGGTGGTCATCTCGACGATCCAGCGGATGTACGCCCTCCTCAAGGGCGACCCGCTGGACGACGGGGCTCAAAGCCAGGACTTGGAGGACGACGCCGCCTCGCCCCTCGACGACTCCTACGTGACCGACGAGCCGATCACAGTCGAGTACAACCCCGATGTCCCCGTCGAGTCCTTCGACGTGATCGTCGTCGACGAGTGCCACCGCTCCATCTACGGCCTGTGGCGCGGCGTCCTCGACTACTTCGACGCCCACCTCGTTGGTCTCACCGCCACCCCCACTCGCCAGACCAAGGGCTTCTTCGACCACAACGAGGTCTCCCGCTACACCTTCGAACAGGCGGTCGCCGACGGCGTCAACGTCGACTTCGACATCGCGCGCATCGTGACCGACCTGCGGGACGGGAACGTCGTCGCGAAGATCGAGGCCGGTACGACGGTCCGCATCCGCGACCGCCAGACCCGCGCCCAGCGGTACGAGGAACTCGACGAGGACTTCACTTACACCGCCCCGCAGATCGGCCGCACGGTCATCACGGAGGACGAGGTCCGTGCGGTCCTGACCGTCTACCGCGACAACTGGAAGCGCTGGTTCCCGGGGCGCGCCGACCTCCCCAAGACCCTGATCTTCGCCGGCCCGTACGACGATCACGCCGACGAGGTGCTCAAGCAGGTCAAGCAGATCTTCGGACGGGGCGACGAGTTCGCCAAGAAGATCACCTACCGGTCCCGCGACAACGGCGACGACCCCGAGAAGCTCATCAACGACCTGCGCAACTCGCCTCGGCTGCGGGTCGCGGTGACTGTCGACATGATTGCCACGGGCACGGACGTCAAGCCACTGGAGTGCGTGATCTTCCTGCGGCCGGTGAAGAGCCCGGTGATGTTCGAGCAGATGAAGGGCCGAGGAGCCCGTTCCATCGACGCGGACGAGCTGAAGGCGGTCACCCCCGAGGCGGCGCCCGACCTCAGGAAGGACCGCTTCGTCCTCGTCGACGCGGTCGGCGTCACCGACTCCCCGCTGGTCGACGCCCGCCCCCTGATCCCGGCCGGGGCTCAGCGCGGCATCCCGCTGGCCAAGCTTCTCGACAAGGCGGGCACCCGCTCCCTCACTGTCGACGAGGCGGAGACCCTGGCCCGGCGCCTGGCCCGCATCGACCGCCAGCTCGGCAAGGACGAACGGGACCTCCTGGCCGAGGCGTCCGGTGGAGCGAGCCTCGCAGACCTGTCCCGCCGCATCACGGATGCGGTGGACGTCGACACGCAGGACCGCGCCCGGCACGAGGGCGGCCCCGAACTGGCGCAGCAACTCGTCCACGACGCGATCGCCCCGCTCACCACCCGGCCCGCGCTGCGCAAGCTGATCCTGGAGATCCGCCACCAGCAGGACTTGACGTACGACGAGACCACCGAGGTGACGGTCACCGAGGTGCGCGAGATTCCCATGGCGGAGCGGGCGACCAAGGAACTCGCCGAGTGGAACTCCCTGCTGGAGCGGGAGCAGCGGGACGAGAACGCGGCGATCCGCATCGCGCTGGGCAGCGGAGCCCGGGTCGCGCCCCGCGAGGCACGGGCCGCGCTCAGGGAGCTCACCGGCCGCATCCGGGCGACGAATCGTTCCTGGACGACAGAGGTTCTGTGGGACCTGTACGAACAGGTCGGCAGGGCGGCGACAAGCCCCGGCAAGGAAGCGGGCCTGGGCGATCTGGTGCGGCTCATCCGATTCGAGCTGGGAGCGGACGACGAGCTGAAGCCGTACCGTACGGTGGTCGAGCAGCGCTTCGAGGGCTGGCTGCTGCGTCAGCGACAGGCGGGCGTGGAGTTCACCGAGGACCAGCTGTGGTGGCTGGAGCGGATAAAGAACGCCATCGCCGTCGACGTGGGTGTGGAGCCCGGCGACTTCGCCGTCGCCCCGTTCTCGGAGCGCGGTGGCGGCAGGGGCTTCATGCGGGCGTTCGGGGACAAGAACCGGGCGTTGGAATTGCTGGATGAGCTGAATCAGGAATTGGCTTGA